In Rattus norvegicus strain BN/NHsdMcwi chromosome 3, GRCr8, whole genome shotgun sequence, a genomic segment contains:
- the LOC134486143 gene encoding cuticle collagen 40-like, which yields MTDETRGFFSAPALAWVPAAKSPGQISATENGRLSPFESVRSTLPGPGCYRRNPSAPGPWAPAGRRSPAFPPSCRRPGPAGPSGRQDKGAGGGRDACPAARPTGPYPHGHGDPTETRARGARRRPRRLAEEGAAAATMSAAPPRSQAPGGQSAAAAARTPRPTPPTPAKQAGPGAPETRRLNAINRKSRG from the coding sequence ATGACCGACGAAACTCGCGGCTTCTTTTCCGCACCCGCGCTCGCGTGGGTTCCGGCGGCGAAGTCTCCGGGGCAAATCTCGGCTACTGAGAATGGCAGGCTCTCTCCCTTCGAGAGTGTCCGGTCTACCCTGCCCGGGCCCGGCTGTTATCGCCGAAACCCGAGCGCCCCCGGTCCTTGGGCTCCAGCGGGGAGGCGCAGCCCGGCCTTCCCTCCCTCTTGTCGTCGGCCGGGCCCGGCCGGGCCTTCAGGCCGCCAAGACAAAGGAGCGGGCGGGGGCCGCGACGCCTGTCCGGCCGCTCGCCCCACCGGCCCGTACCCCCACGGCCATGGCGACCCCACGGAAACCCGGGCCCGTGGGGCCCGCAGGAGGCCGCGGCGCCTGGCCGAGGAGGGGGCGGCGGCCGCCACCATGTCTGCCGCCCCTCCCAGAAGCCAAGCGCCGGGCGGACAaagcgcggcggcggcggcgcggaCACCCAGGCCGACCCCGCCGACCCCCGCCAAACAAGCGGGGCCAGGAGCCCCGGAAACCCGGCGCCTTAATGCAATAAACAGGAAATCGCGGGGATGA